In a single window of the Streptomyces sp. HUAS ZL42 genome:
- a CDS encoding ABC-F family ATP-binding cassette domain-containing protein, with protein MISASGIELRAGARVLIENASFRVAKGDRIGLVGRNGAGKTTLTKCLAGEGIPAAGQITRSGEVGYLPQDPRTGDLDVLARDRVLSARGLDVLIRKMRDNEQRIATGKGATRDKAMKQYERQETEFLTKGGYAAEAEAATIAAALNLPDRVLSQPLHTLSGGQRRRIELARILFSDADTLLLDEPTNHLDADSIIWLRDYLKTYRGGFIVISHDVDLVDTVVNKVFYLDANRAAIDIYNMGWKLYQQQREADEKRRKRERANAEKKAAALNAQADKMRAKATKTVAAQNMARRADKLLAGLEAVRQSDKVAKLRFPEPAPCGKTPLMAEGLSKSYGSLEIFTDVDLAIDKGSRVVILGLNGAGKTTLLRLLAGVEQPDTGAVVPGHGLKLGYYAQEHETLDPDRTVLENMRSAAPDMDLVEVRKVLGSFLFSGDDVDKPAGVLSGGEKTRLALATLVVSSANVLLLDEPTNNLDPASREEILGALRTYKGAVVLVTHDEGAVEALQPERIILLPDGVEDLWGADYADLVTLA; from the coding sequence GTGATCTCCGCCTCCGGTATCGAGCTGCGCGCCGGTGCCCGCGTCCTCATCGAAAACGCCTCCTTCCGTGTCGCCAAGGGCGACCGCATCGGCCTGGTCGGCCGCAACGGAGCAGGCAAGACGACCCTCACCAAGTGCCTCGCCGGCGAGGGCATCCCCGCCGCCGGCCAGATCACCCGTTCCGGCGAGGTCGGCTACCTCCCGCAGGACCCCCGCACCGGCGACCTCGACGTCCTGGCTCGCGACCGCGTCCTCTCCGCCCGCGGTCTCGACGTACTGATCCGCAAGATGCGCGACAACGAACAGCGCATCGCCACCGGCAAGGGCGCCACCCGCGACAAGGCGATGAAGCAGTACGAGCGCCAGGAGACCGAGTTCCTCACCAAGGGCGGGTACGCCGCCGAGGCCGAGGCCGCCACCATCGCCGCCGCGCTCAACCTGCCCGACCGGGTGCTCAGCCAGCCGCTGCACACGCTCTCCGGCGGTCAGCGCCGCCGTATCGAGCTGGCCCGCATCCTGTTCTCGGACGCGGACACCCTGCTGCTCGACGAGCCGACGAACCACCTCGACGCCGACTCGATCATCTGGCTGCGCGACTACCTGAAGACCTACCGCGGCGGTTTCATCGTCATCTCGCACGACGTCGACCTGGTCGACACGGTCGTCAACAAGGTGTTCTACCTGGACGCCAACCGGGCCGCGATCGACATCTACAACATGGGCTGGAAGCTCTACCAGCAGCAGCGCGAGGCCGACGAGAAGCGCCGCAAGCGCGAGCGTGCCAATGCCGAGAAGAAGGCCGCCGCGCTCAACGCCCAGGCCGACAAGATGCGCGCCAAGGCCACCAAGACGGTCGCCGCGCAGAACATGGCCCGGAGGGCGGACAAGCTGCTGGCCGGCCTGGAGGCGGTCCGCCAGTCCGACAAGGTGGCCAAGCTCCGCTTCCCGGAGCCCGCCCCGTGCGGCAAGACCCCGCTGATGGCCGAGGGCCTGTCGAAGTCGTACGGCTCGCTGGAGATCTTCACCGACGTCGACCTGGCCATCGACAAGGGCTCGCGGGTCGTCATCCTCGGCCTCAACGGCGCCGGCAAGACCACCCTGCTGCGGCTCCTCGCGGGCGTCGAGCAGCCGGACACCGGCGCGGTCGTCCCCGGCCACGGCCTCAAGCTCGGCTACTACGCCCAGGAGCACGAGACCCTGGACCCCGACCGCACGGTCCTGGAGAACATGCGCTCCGCGGCCCCGGACATGGACCTCGTGGAGGTCCGCAAGGTGCTGGGTTCGTTCCTGTTCTCCGGCGACGACGTCGACAAGCCGGCCGGAGTCCTCTCCGGCGGCGAGAAGACCCGACTGGCCCTCGCGACCCTCGTCGTCAGTTCCGCGAACGTGCTCCTCCTCGACGAGCCGACCAACAACCTCGACCCGGCCAGCCGCGAGGAGATCCTCGGCGCGCTGCGCACCTACAAGGGCGCGGTCGTCCTCGTCACGCACGACGAGGGCGCGGTCGAGGCGCTGCAGCCGGAGCGGATCATCCTGCTGCCTGACGGCGTCGAGGACCTGTGGGGCGCCGACTACGCGGACCTCGTCACCCTGGCATGA
- a CDS encoding helix-turn-helix domain-containing protein: protein MAETLKKGSRVTGAARDKLAADLKKKYDSGASIRALAEETGRSYGFVHRMLSESGVTLRGRGGATRGKKAASS, encoded by the coding sequence GTGGCCGAGACTCTGAAGAAGGGCAGCCGGGTGACCGGCGCCGCGCGCGACAAGCTCGCGGCAGACCTGAAGAAGAAGTACGACTCCGGTGCGAGCATCCGGGCACTGGCCGAAGAAACCGGCCGCTCGTATGGCTTCGTACACCGGATGCTCAGTGAGTCGGGCGTCACGCTGCGTGGGCGTGGCGGGGCAACGCGGGGCAAGAAGGCCGCTTCGTCCTGA
- a CDS encoding enoyl-CoA hydratase/isomerase family protein: MSTPDQDVVTPLLDKDGVRLTVDDALATVTLTSPAKRNAQSPAMWRALAEAGRLLPGSVRVVVLRGEGKSFSAGLDRQMFTPEGIEGEPSFIDLARSSDGELDAAIAEFQEGFTWWRRNDIVSIAAVQGHAIGAGFQLALACDVRVVADDVQFAMRETSLGLVPDLTGTHPLVSLVGYGRAAEICLTGRFVAAEEAVSSGLASLSVPVEELDGAVRDLAAAVLAAPRDAVIETKALLRGAADRTYDEQRAAERAAQARRLRDLAGVGE; the protein is encoded by the coding sequence ATGTCCACGCCCGACCAGGACGTCGTTACCCCCCTGCTCGACAAGGACGGCGTACGGCTCACCGTCGACGACGCACTCGCCACGGTGACGCTGACCAGCCCGGCCAAGCGCAACGCGCAGAGCCCCGCGATGTGGCGTGCGCTCGCCGAGGCCGGTCGGTTGCTGCCGGGCTCCGTCCGGGTCGTCGTGCTGCGTGGCGAGGGCAAGTCCTTCTCCGCAGGGCTCGACCGCCAGATGTTCACGCCGGAGGGGATCGAGGGCGAACCGTCCTTCATCGACCTCGCGCGCAGCAGCGACGGGGAACTGGACGCTGCCATCGCCGAGTTCCAGGAGGGCTTCACCTGGTGGCGGCGCAACGACATCGTGTCCATCGCCGCGGTGCAGGGACATGCCATCGGGGCGGGGTTCCAGCTCGCCCTCGCGTGTGATGTGCGCGTCGTCGCGGACGACGTGCAGTTCGCCATGCGCGAGACCAGCCTCGGGCTGGTGCCGGACCTCACGGGCACGCATCCGCTGGTTTCGCTGGTCGGATACGGGCGCGCGGCCGAGATCTGCCTGACAGGGCGGTTCGTCGCGGCCGAGGAAGCGGTGAGCTCCGGGCTGGCGAGCCTTTCGGTGCCGGTGGAGGAACTGGACGGCGCGGTGCGGGATCTGGCCGCGGCGGTCCTGGCCGCGCCTCGGGACGCGGTGATCGAGACCAAGGCCCTGTTGCGTGGGGCTGCGGATCGTACGTATGACGAGCAGCGTGCCGCGGAGCGGGCCGCGCAGGCGCGGC